A region of the Chelonia mydas isolate rCheMyd1 chromosome 22, rCheMyd1.pri.v2, whole genome shotgun sequence genome:
GTTCCTGGCCACCCTTTGGCCTGAACTCGGGGTAAGGGGGCCCATTTTTGGATTCCGAAGGCTGCCGATGGCTTGCTTCCTGCTGCAGGTGTCCCCTGTGCTCTGTAGCGTTACAGCCTGGCTCGTGCAGCTTTCTGCTCCTGAtgctgctctgcttctggggaaGGGAAGGCTTCTCTGACTGCCCGTTCCCATAGGCCCCATGGTAATGGGCTCTGTCTGGCTCCGGCTCTGAGTGCTGCAGATAGTAACGTTCGTCCCCTTCAGGGGTGGCTGCTGTGGTTGGATACCTCCCTTCGGCCACAGTCAGGAGACCAGTTTTCCCAGGATCTGATTTGCTGCGGAGGTGGATGAtgtccagctcctcctgcagcagcGGAGCCAGGTTGTCATACTGGGACATCACTGGCCCTTTCGCTTTCTGGCGTGAGCGGCTCTCCCGGCGGATGGACTGCAGGCGGTATTTCTCCATGTCCTCCAGGTCCCATGACACATACGTGTGCTTGATGTCCGGGGCTGGGGGCACATCTCTGCTGATAAAGCTGTGCTCTTTCCCCGCCAGGTGACTCATCAGGCCTCCCCGAGGATAGGCAGGCAGGCCAGGATAGCGGTACAGATTCTTACTTTGCAGCCTCGAGGTGTAGGATGCAAAGTCTCGGCTAGGAAGGGGGTGGAAGTGCCTGAGCCGCATCGTGCTGTAGGGGTCCAGGTCATAAACCCCCCCCTCTGCTGCTGTGGGGTAATAAGAGGAGCCAGACGAGCTGGAATAAGGGCTATACCTGTAATGCACACGCCCGTTCTCAAAGTAAGGCTGCAGCTGAGTGACATGATAATCTGAGTGGGGCTGGCATGGCTTGTACTGATAGAGAGGCCGCGGGCAGTACACGGGCTCATCGTCGGGAGGCACCTCTGTCCGTGAAATGGGGACGGAGCGGatggtggaaggggtggagacGTGCAGCGACTGCACCCTTCGGATGGTGGGGTAGGGCGGAGCCTCCTCCACGTAGCCAGTGCTCCGCAGGGTGGTAGGGCTCATGGAGGACGTGTACTCCATGCGGCTGCGAGGCTTGGAGTGATGGGCTGATGTGCTCTTCCCTTGGCTGGGGTAGGCGGTGTAGCGAGGGCCCATGGACGTGGGCGTTTCCGATCTGGAGGCGTAAGCTTGGTGCTGGTCGGACTTGCTGTGGTAGGAGAGATGCGGCGGGACGCTCTCCGGCCTGTACTGATGGACGGATGCTGGCTTGTGATGCAGATAGTTCTCTGGCATGGGCGGCTCCGGGGCACTCTCTGGCTTGGGATGGGGGAGATATGCAGACTGCAGAGAGGCATGCTTgggcggtggtggtgggggcaaGGCCTCCTCCCCGGACGATGGCAGAATGGAGGGAGCCAGGAAGGAATGGTAAGTGGAGGTATTCACTGCATCCAGACTGTTGGAGTGCATGGCTGCAGCTATCTTACTCTCCAGTGTCCTCACGGGCGGGATGGGGGGTGCAAAGCCATAGGAGGAGTGTGCAGGGACCGACTCGGAACGCAGGTGCAAAGAGGGAGCCCTGACGTTCTCCCGGGCCTTTTCCAAATGGCCCTGGTGGGACACAGCAGTGGACAAAGTACATCGGGTAGCGGAACTACTTTCGGTGACAAAAACTGGAGCAGGCTCGGCTAGTCGAGGCTCAGGTGGCTTTTCTGGAGGCAGTGCTCCTCGTACCTAGTATGGAGAAACCACATCGAGGTTAGTGTGTGAGAATCCCTCTTCCTCCGCTGCAGTCTCTCTATACTGGATACCCGTATCATTAGCTCTACAGAATGTATCACACTCCCCTACAATATAGCCCAGGCTGCTGGATTGAacatgggagggcagggggtgttCTGCCTGACAGCAGGGGCAATGCTGCCTTTTGAGAGGTATTCTAGTGATCTTTGGGACATGCTGCAGTTTTCCCCAGGCTTAACAGGGACTAGTGGATGGGCTGGGAAGTGCTGAGATtgtccatttatttttgtaatcatAAATGGTGAGGAGAAGGCTGTTGTCAGTCTATGGTTTCTAAAGACCAATTGGCCAAAACTTTTTGTACAGAGCCTAGAACACTTTGACAGGTGGCTTTTATAAAGGTATGTATTTTAGCACATGTGAACCTTGTTTCAAATCTATATACGCAGCTCTGAGTTAATGCATGATCTATAGTAGCATATCAGTAGTGTACAAATATTTAACTTCCTGTGAATTAACACTATTCCTTAGTGCGTGTCAGACAATTATTAGATTCCAAGTGTGTGTGAATGCAGTTGCTCTGTTGGTGTGGCTCAAGTTGGTATCATGTAGCATTGTGATGTCTAAAGCCATTTGAGCCTACAACCAAATCCCAGGATTCAGGACTGTTACTGAACTGTGCCACTAACTGGCTAAGGGGAGATCCCAGCACTGTTAAAAATACCATCCTTAAGAAGAGACTAAAGGGTTTGTTCAAGCCACTTCTGATGGAAGTTCAGAGCATGTTTGAGCTAGGGGATGCTAGTTAAGACACCAAAAGCATGTTCTTGTATTTAAAGCTATGTGTAAATTACTCATTGCACACAGTCCAGTATCTAGCCACTTTCCTACCAGGACCCAAGTCATTGTTTTGGAAACAATGTGGGACGATAAGAATAATGGTATGCTGGCATCACTGAGAAGGGAAAAGTGCCTTTCCCCTTAAAACTAGCGTAGGAGGGAGTGTACTGGGGTAGGTATTCCCTGGAAAGTATCAGTGAACATACTGTGATATTTCCGAGTGGGtgtatatattatacatacaCTAATAATTCCTGGGAATCTGGAGCAGAAAGTATGTCTCTTGCTCCTCTGTGGATAAGCCCATACTTTGTTTCTCAAAATTCCACCCCTACTATTATTACACACAGATGCTGTATGTACAAATATACACACAAGGGATGGGGGTCTATGTGTGCATCACTTACATGGTTGGAATTACTTGATCCTTTGGTGGCTACTGCTGGAACTTGTCCCATGGCTGGCTGATGGTCTGCTGGTCTCTGAGATGGTGCTAGGGAATTGGTCATAAGAACGCGCTGAGCAGTCGTGACAATAACATCTGCCTGAGCCACGGGTTCAGCCGCCGTGTGCTGACCTGCTGTTCCATGACTCATCTCAGTTGCTGGTGTCTGGATAGTTGTCATGTATGTCATTGTAGCCATGGCGTTTTTCTCCCTGGCAGCTACAGGAGGAGGCTGGAGTTTGTCATCAGCTGTGCTGGCAGGGAGATGAAGCTTCTCCACAGGGCTGTGATACTTATCCATAGATATGCAAGTATGGAGGTGGGGCTTGTCTGTAGGCACATCTGTTGTGGATGGTTCCTGGCTAAGCAAAGCACCTGTATGGAGAGGAGTGCGCTCCCAATCCCCAGGGCCACCTGGATGGAAGGAGAAGTGGTCCTTGTCCCCCACTGTTCCAGTATGGAAGTTGGAGTGGTCCCAGTCCACCTTTGTGCCACTATGCAGGTCCCCAGGCATGCCAGTATCCAGATGGGGCTGGTCCCTATTTCCAGGTGTACTACTGTGTAGATGGTTGCGGTCCCCAGGTGTCCTAGTGAGGTCCTGGTCTACAGGTCCCCCACTCTGGAGGTGGATTTGGTTCTCAGGAACACCAGTATACAAATGGAGCTTgtctggagcagccccagcagagaGGTGGACCTTTTCTATAGCTATGTCAGTCTCTCCATAATTTGTACAGTCAGAATGAGCATCTCCTGGCTTCTTCTGGGACTGAGTAGATGCTTGCTGTGCGGACTCAGCTAATGCTAAGGCCAGCATGCGCGCCGCATTtttcggaggaggaggagggataaGAGAGACAGAACTGACAGGAACAGGATCCTGGGGGGAGTCGAGGGCAACTGCTCCTAATGGGGGgaaaattgagagagagagatttgttacTCTGTAAGGATAGTGACCTAACCCTATAGACCATTATAAAAACAGAGGCTTTTCACAGTAGCATTTCCTTGATGTGAAATACTGTATCTTCCGTCCCACATGCAACCGTTGCTGAATAGTACAGCTGTTCAGCAGGAAAACCACACCAAGAGATTGTCTAAAGGTTCCTCTTGCATTTCTAGAGAGGTAGGAAGAAGGTAAGGCAGAGAACGAGACCCCCTTTAACCAATTTAGACCACATGCTTTGGGGCTGAAAAAAAGACCCTTCTTCAAGTGTTggcaggtgggttttttttcattgaGTGTCTTAGGTGGTCAATTCACTTGTTAACTGATATGCAAGGGTACGCTacaaactgtttcattttatGATAGGATgaaaaaaacaagacaaagggGGGCACATAAGGTATTGTGGAAAGTATCCAAGAATTCTGTGATGGAGGGAAAAGACAGAGGTTTCTACTGAGACCTTAGCAACCTGCACTGCCCTGCAAGATACTCCCTCTGATTTAGGATCGGAATCGAGGTGTATTCCCCTCTCCTAAAAGGCACGCAGAGAAGTTTCTGGGAGAGGTCCCTTTAGAACTTAAAGAAAGAATGGAGGAAAACGCACTGTACCTGGCTGTGTGTGTCCAGAAGGTACAGTCTTATTCTGGCTGGTTGGCATGGGTCGCTCCCCTTCTTCTTGCAACTCTGGCTTGGCAGCAGTCACCTGGGTCTGGGCCTCTTGATGGCATCCCTCACCTGCTGCCATTTCGTTGGCTTTCAGGGGCAAAGACACCCTCTGGGTTGGGGACCTGTTTGTGGCTTCGTTGGTGCTAATGCTTTTGCTCCAGTTTGAAGAAGCGGCACTAGGCATCCCTTCGCATGCTTGTCTGGGCAGTGTCAAAGAGACTGGCTCTGATATAGTCACCAGCGGAGACTTGATTGGCTTTCGCCCCATCTTAGGCGAGAAGGCATGGGCGACCTTCTCCTCAGTTGGGCTCAGGTCCAGAGTGAAGAAGGGACTCATTTTCTCTTGGAACGGGGAGACTGGTTCAGAGCTCGTGGCACTGCCAGGGGTCTGACTCTGGCTAGCAGCTTCCAAGTCCTTCTTAGCTATGCTTGGCTTGTCCTTGTTAAAACCCATGGACTCCAACAGAGAGATGCTGCTATCCAGGCACTCAGACTCTGCCTTGGGTGGACTGCACTGAAAAGACATAGGGTCAAAATCCAGGCTAGCTACTCCAATATCCGGTGGGCTCAGGTCAACATCTTCCGCTGACTTAGGAGAGATGAGGGCAGGAACATGAATCAGCCCCTCGTCCCCATCGCTCTCATTGTCATGGGGCAGGTTATCATAAGAATTGCAGCGGTTCATGGTCCCCAGGAGCTCCCCATTGAAGGAAGCAGACAGTGCATCACTACTGGACCTGGGTCTTCTAGGCCGGAACAGTTTAGATTCACCTAGCAACAAGGAGACGGATAAGCATTAATAGGGCACTAGATAAATGTTGATTAAAAACTGCATGAGGCCATGAGTTACTagctgtttttgtttatttagtttAAAACTCTGCACAATGAGTCACTAATCTCAGCTGTGGCCTCTTGGCACtaaaataatacaaacaataataaaccAGTCAGTGCAGGCTAACTTGGTTTAAAGAGAGTGTGGGAAACTCATGTAGATGTACTTGAAACCATTTGCTAGGCTAAAACAGTTGATAAAACTATTTAAGTTTAGTTTGCCTGGATGATGTAGGATGGATCAAATGGTTTTTAGAAACCACAGTCCCAAAAGAAGTTAACAAATGCAGTCAAAGTCCCAATATGGTCTAGGTCAAGAAAGTGAATGTTAAACATAAGCAGATCTGATACAAACACTGTCTTAATAAAATCTGGTTTTTTACTTTTTGATCCTAGAAGGAAAACAACATGCAGTAAAGATCTCTGAAGATTTACTGCATTGGCCCATGGTACCACGTGAATGCACAAGCAAATCTAGTCCATTAAGTATTTATGCATACCTTTATTTAGTTATCTAATCAAGAAAGCTATATGGTATATAGGTGTGAAGGAGCTGTGGCACCCCCACAGTTAAGCTTACACTGAGCACTGCACTTTAGACAGTCAATAACTTAGCAAAAATCTCTTAAGCATATGAATACATTTGGCAAATAGAAAAGGTTTTAGGGTCAGTCTCTTTTTGCTTTATCAGATATTCTGGTGGGGAGTGACAGTAAAGTACTCTtagatttaaaatgcatttgaaatCTAATTAGTGCTATATAAAGGCCAGATGGGGTCATGTTTACTAGATTAGTTTTTTTGGTTTTCCACCTCTGTGGTTGGGGTTAACTGAGCAATGCTATTTCTTGGTCAGTAATGTATTACATTTTATTCACTATATACctacctttctttttaaaaattagaataaGGCAAGGGCTACAAACTTTGCCCCCCTACCTATGTTCGTCAGGGGTGTCACCCTTGACTGCcagagctatgctggcaaaactcctTTTGCTGGGGGAGTGGAGGAAGCTATGTGAGCAGAAGCAGAGTTTTGCTGGGATATTATACAGAGATACCCTACTGGCaaagtgcttctagtgtagatctGGTCTAAATTTTAGTGCTCGTGAAATGAAGTCGATTGAGTTTTCCGAGCTTATATAATACTACTTCACCTTTAGAAACGTCCCTTGTTGTAAGTTTTTACACAACTGTGAGATAGTTTTGTGGTGATTATAAACTTCCAGTAAGAACTAGGATAGTCCAAGCTAATTTCACTTTTGACCTAAAGAGGAGTTGCAGGTTCAAGGGGAATTACCTGAACCTTGCTCTGACTTTAATGAGTTCTTTCTTACACCCTAATGTTGCAGCGGGAATAGAGGATGTTGCCACCACAGTCATGCAAAAATCTGCTTTGCAACATTTAGCTCCAAAGCAAGAACAACGCCCATTGGCCTCAGTCACTCTGGATTGACACCCTTAAGTTGTTGGTACGTGACTGCTTATGAGTTACATGCACTAACAAAAGTAGACACACTGAAACATGAGCACTGTGTGACCCTGTTTGGcaacagattccaaggccagaagggaccattgtgatcatctcgtctgacctcctgtctagcacaggccacagaGATTCTCCAAAATAACAGCATGTCTCCTAGATAGAAGACTGGGCAGTTGCTGGCTATTTATAAAACCGATTTTACAGGAGAAGCCACAGGACTTAGTTACGGATACCACCATCTACTTTATGAAGTGCTGTAACATTCACAGGTCTGTAGAAATGTCACTCTGCCTTTTACACCTTGTGAGCCAGTTTTTCTATCTTACCATCAACAGCATGCAAGGAAGTGAGAGACTCTTCACTTTTAGCTGAGCGCAGGGTCCCACTATCTCCTCTCCCACCTACAGAACCAAACATAAAAGAAGCTTTTTTTATAATCTGCCGCATGCTCATGGCATGAAGATAGATGGGTTTCTGCCAGCCGCAACTCTTGCTCAAATATAAGCAGCTTTTCTACTCTCCTACATGCTCGCACAAAAGCTCCAGTCACAACTGTATCCTCTTTGTATCCCATACCACAATTTATACTAGTAGGCATTTCTACAGTGTCTTCCATCACACACAAATGAATTAACAGAGGTGCCCAGGGTTAGGGGGTGGTAATATTCTTCCTTACAAAGGGAGAAACTGACGACAAGCTGTTAAtctctgcagagggatgggttgGGAAGCAAACAGGCCATAGCTCCCTAGCACGGATTCcttttgggggagagggtgcaggctcaCTTGAATCAGAAGTGGGAGGAATGGGTAAGGATGCCCCTTGACTGGGACAATGGAAATGTATCTCACTGATCCACTGGTGAAATTCAGAGtagcctgaaggctgctctaactttcaCCATCTACCAGTGGCTCCAAGGGCCATTACAGTAGTGAGGATCATtggaagccctcaccccctctagTTGCTGTATCAGCTTTTAGTACTGCTTTGCGGTGGTAGCACAATGCAAAGCAGCCAAAGGCAGGGAAGAACTCGGGCTGCATATTTTATGGGCACTGAATAAGCATTAACTTTAACCCTGAGGTACTGGGGAAGTCTGTGGATATTTTTGAAACCACTGTGCCATGAAATATACAAGGGTTCCCTAATATGGCCAAGTTGGGACTTTTGTCCCCTCAATCTAATTTCATTTTGTACTAAGGAAAATTGTAAATGATTCAAAGTTACTGAAAACTAAAAGGTGGTATTTTAAGAGAATCTGAAGAGAGATACTAGATGGATATACATAAAAGGGGGTTGTGGGTAAGGGAGAGGCACATCTCTATCTACATCACATTACACACAGTCTTAGTGATTCTAAgcacttgtctacatggggaagttactatactggtataaactcCCTTATTTACTCTGGAATGAGGGCCCTTTTCCAGGTTAGTTTATACTGCTCCCAAAGAGAGACAAGCTAAACCAGAAAAACacgctcttattctggaataagaattaTACCTGTTTAGTAATGTCAGTAAATTTTCCCAGGAACACTGAGCTGTCAGTCCTGAATATTCCATCTTAGAGGGGATGGATCCGTTGGGTTGCTTTTGTAACAATAACACCCCTGGATGAggtctggatctaaaagcatgactGAATCTCCACGGCCTCAGCTAAAGAACTCAGGTTCCATTAATAAAAGGCTCTAGCAGATTCAAACCACTATTCATGGATTATGGCCTATGCACTGGAGGGGAACAGAGAAGCATGCTAAGTGTGGGTTACTTTCCCAGCAGCACCCTGTTTGGTAGGAACAAACAAAAGGCACCCTACTTACCTGCCAGTGCTATGGCTTTCATTTCGGAGGGCTCGCTTGGGTTGCGCTGCAGTTTCCGCTTGGAGACAGAAGAGGATTTTCCCAGGTTGAAGAAGGAGCGCCAACTGCCAACGGGGGATTTCTTCATCTTGTTGGGCGGTCTTTTTCTGGAGCAAGAAAGCAGAAGGGGATCTGCATTCAAGACACATTGCCAGTCACTACGTTTTACCAACCAGACCTGACTCCTTCTGCACTTGGCCTGCTGGCTTTGGCAGAAAACTAGACATGTATATTTCAGCAGCAGAGCGTATTTATGCTCCTCTACCTGGAAAGGTCCAGTCCCAGAACTTGTGGGGTCAGTCCCATTGAACAAAGGACATTCATTTCCTCCTTGTAGCAGGGCAGGTGGAATTTTTAAGGCGCTAGGCCTGAACAGCATTCAGAGTCTGAACCAAGAATGCCTCTTATTTTATAGGCAAATGTACCTGTTCCCTCCATTTATAACTAAACTAAACCTATCAGGAAAGGGATTTCATTTGCACTATAAAAGCTACTTGACCCCACACTACATCGCCATGCACATGTACGTACACGAATCTTTGGAGGGACAGAGGGGGTTGCATGCCCAGCTCACTCAAGGCATACAACAAACATCTGAGGTGTAAACTGAGCCATGTGTGTCTTGCTGCACCCTCATGGATACAGAACAACCCCATCCCTACTGGGGGTGGGACACTGGCTATGATCCTGCATTGTAAGCAATTCTTGCTGAGGTCAGAGGGCTGTAATCGTTAAAAGCCTGTTGAAACACAGCAGTGATAGAAAGTAAAAGCCTCTACCTTTCAGATGGAAAGTCTATGACAGTGTGGAATTTCCCCTGTAATGCAGCAGGGCCTTCTCCCACTTCAATGTATTTACTGTCTGCCACTATAGGGGAGTTGATCTGGGCTTGCGTCCTTGCTTGTGCCTCCTCCAGGGTGAGCAGCTTAGTTGAGGGAGAGGACACCAGCAGTGATTTGGGGCGTGATAAGGAAGTGTGACCTGCAAATGAAAACCAGAGACAAGAAAGAGAATCAGAGAGACGCAACAGGAAAAGTAGGGCCCATGAATAGATTATAGCATTTCCTGAGCCCTTGGAAACCCAAGAAAAGGCCAGCATAGCTTCTATTACACACACCATTATGGCAGAGCTAACAGTGGAATTAATAATTGACAAAGTCTTATAGGACGAAACTGGGAGGGAGGAAACCATTAGGATTCTGTATCAATTACTCTAGAAGCCTACAGGACTTGATCTCCATTCTATAGTggtttgcttgtaaccatctctgaATTCTAGGGCTAGAATATTTTCAGTTATCCTACAGGATGGTTCAAAACCCTGTACAGAAAGGTGATAGTTTTCTTTCTAATTGCTGGTTTTACTTGCACTCCCCAATCTTGATTCTAGCTCAGAGTATGGGGAAGAATGGCTACATCTGAACATTTTAAAGGGGAGctatttaaaatgttacaaaCATGCTTGCAACTAGTAAGTATGCTTTAAATCACTCCTAACAAATACTGGGGTAGAGCATAATAAATTAAGAGCTGGACTGTTTTATTGCTGTAGTTgtgggttttgggttttgtttctttaaagtgaGTTAAATACTTCGTTTTGCAAGATCAAAACTAGTTAAAATTACTTCCCAGGGCTACAACTCTGTCTGTCAACTTTCCTTGCAAAGGAACCTGTTATAACAGAGCTAGTTTATAGAGTGGTTTAGTAAATCATATGCAACCCTGTTACGACAGCCCTCCTGCGCTTAGGAGTATGAATTTTGCCAATGTTAACATGATTATCCCTTGCCAGCTTACTGAACAACCCAACCCTGCATGTAGGCCCTTGTCTGCACTGGCCTTTGAGCCATGTTTAAAAGTTATTACAGAACAGTGGCCCAATCCTGGTTACATACTGGAGCTAGCTTGGGTAACAGTAACAGTGACGCCGCAGCACTGGTAACACAGACTGTACAGcgccccccccgctgcccccccccccttacagGATGCTACATGCTGTCTCGCTCCTGTAAAATGTTCCCTGAGCTTTGCTACTACCAGATGACAAGCCCCAGAATTCCTGCTCGCCGTTGAGACTGACCAACGAATTAAACACAGACAAACATGCTGAGCCAAATAATTGCCTTCCCCTGGAAGAAAACAGCCTGGACCAGGTGTAATTAACTCTGAAAGATCAGCTAGAATCAGGGTGGAAATATGCCTGCATCATTCAACTGGGGCTCTTATCATAACAAACTCCTCACTCCTGCTGCTTTATAATTGCCTCTTGTGTGGAAAGCTGGACAGACAGCAAATCTACTATGCTGAAGACAATGAGGCCCTAACACAGAAATGGAAAGCATCAAATACACTGGCAAACAGCTTAACTCTGCCCACAGTTAGTGACAACTGCACTGACAAAGCCCATTTTGTACTAAGGATGAGCTATGTTAAATCAGCtactttatattttaatatctatTAGAAATACAGCATGGGGGTTGCACATATATGAATCTGtcaaatccatccctggtgtaacttcactgggGAGATAGCAGGCATTTGCAAGGAATGGGAATTTTAGTTTTGAACTGTGACCATTTTCTGCACCAAGAAAAGCCTTCACAGACTGGGCTCATTGTGTTTTGGTGTATCACACAGCGGAGTGAATGCAGAACTCATCTGTCCAAGTGGAGCTATGTATATATTTGATTATCATCTCTGCTGAATCGTAACTTTCTGTCTAAAATCTATGTGGAGCTGTTAGCAGTTATCATGATTAATTTTACAGGCTAAACAAACGagtaatcctttaatcattccaaTGACCTGTACAATATGGTTCAGTTCATTACTAGGCCCTCCAATCTCATGGGGTGCCTCGTAGCCTCATCCCATAGGtcggtggttctcaacctttctagacgacttactgtacccctttcaggagtctgatttgagCCCTGGatgggtggggcttgggcttctgCATGTGTCTTAagcttcatgggggcccctgCCGGCCAGCCCTGCACTTGAGACCCCCCCAAAACCCATCATCCCATGACACCCGCCCTCATGTTGAGAAACATTgatatagtatacagagcagtacaaacaagtaATTGTATGAAATAGTAGTTTGTAccgacttcactagtgctttttaggcagcctgttgtaaaaccaggcacaCATCTGGAACAGTTGATGTACCCCTGTTTGAGACCCATTGCCAAAGGTGGGAACTGGCTACTAATTACAAGAATATGGGTATAGCTGTTGTGGCTAACAAGTCAGAACCATACTAATGAATGCCTCCAGGCTCCATGGAAAATGGACCCTTTAATGTctaagatttaaaatgtttcttatcaaaagtaacagatttatttggacataagttttttactcatgaaagcttatgcccaaataaatctgttcgtctttaaggtgccactggactcctcgtttttatggatacagactaacacggctacccctctgattcttATCAAAAGTGGGGCCCAAATttgggtgtctaaagttaggcacctactaAAGCAGTCCCATTACTAGAGGTGCTGACAACCACCACTTCGCACTGTCAGCGGGAGCTGTGGCTGCTCAGTATGTCAGGGTGCCACACTTTCAGCATGTAAGCTTGAAAATGCTGGCCTTGATGGCAAGAGTATGTACCATATGGCACAAGCCTGTGTTGCAAAGACAGGGAGGAGTGTGCAGGAGCAAAAACTTGGTAATAAAGCCCCTTAAAGATTATCACAGACCTTCCGCAAGGGAAAAGCTGCAACTGTGCCAAGACAGAGAAACATTCGTGAATCGCAGGAGTAAAGAGCAGTAATCGCTGATGTCAAATTATTAGGCCCAATTCTACAGAACACCCTTGATTGCTATCAACGTCAATGGGAGAGAAAGGTTGCCAAGGCCCCCAAAACTCAGGCCACATCTATCAACTTTAGGCACCCATccctgaaaattttggcctttgtTTTTACTGGAGAGGCTAGAGTTTCTGCTAAAATTCTGCCTCTAATTTTGGT
Encoded here:
- the ARHGAP32 gene encoding rho GTPase-activating protein 32 isoform X1 codes for the protein MEGGTGAAAAFTNIYTAASIAGTLGTGSNLDESERMMKSSVHTEEDDFVPELQRSIHPRERPDWEETLSAMARGADIPEIPGELPLRTCGSTASMKMKNVKKSINPELMGCDAFHRLSFTKGHFPKMAECAHFHYENVDFGNIQLSLPEEQNEVTRNGCESKELVYLVQISCQGKSWIVKRSYEDFRVLDKHLHLCIYDRRFSQLSELPRSDALKDSPELVTQMLMAYLSRLSAIAGNKINCGPALTWMEIDNKGNHLLVHEESSINVPAIAAAHVIKRYIAQAADELSFEVGDIVSVIDMPPKELTTWWRGKHGFQVGFFPSECVELINDKVPQSMTNSVPKPVSPAHGARPASWSYFPPYLEMASVKPGSAYVTETLNQSQLSSVSKKHGKLITFLRTFMKSRPTKQKLKQRGILKERVFGCDLGEHLLNSGHDVPQVLKSCTEFIEKHGIVDGIYRLSGIASNIQKLRHEFDSEQIPDLTKDVYIQDIHCVGSLCKLYFRELPNPLLTYQLYEKFSDAVSAATDEERLVKIHDVIQQLPPPHYRTLEFLMRHLAHLADYCSITNMHTKNLAIVWAPNLLRSKQIESACFSGTAAFMEVRIQSVVVEFILNHVDVLFSSKLSSVIRDGAGHTSLSRPKSLLVSSPSTKLLTLEEAQARTQAQINSPIVADSKYIEVGEGPAALQGKFHTVIDFPSERKRPPNKMKKSPVGSWRSFFNLGKSSSVSKRKLQRNPSEPSEMKAIALAGGRGDSGTLRSAKSEESLTSLHAVDGESKLFRPRRPRSSSDALSASFNGELLGTMNRCNSYDNLPHDNESDGDEGLIHVPALISPKSAEDVDLSPPDIGVASLDFDPMSFQCSPPKAESECLDSSISLLESMGFNKDKPSIAKKDLEAASQSQTPGSATSSEPVSPFQEKMSPFFTLDLSPTEEKVAHAFSPKMGRKPIKSPLVTISEPVSLTLPRQACEGMPSAASSNWSKSISTNEATNRSPTQRVSLPLKANEMAAGEGCHQEAQTQVTAAKPELQEEGERPMPTSQNKTVPSGHTQPGAVALDSPQDPVPVSSVSLIPPPPPKNAARMLALALAESAQQASTQSQKKPGDAHSDCTNYGETDIAIEKVHLSAGAAPDKLHLYTGVPENQIHLQSGGPVDQDLTRTPGDRNHLHSSTPGNRDQPHLDTGMPGDLHSGTKVDWDHSNFHTGTVGDKDHFSFHPGGPGDWERTPLHTGALLSQEPSTTDVPTDKPHLHTCISMDKYHSPVEKLHLPASTADDKLQPPPVAAREKNAMATMTYMTTIQTPATEMSHGTAGQHTAAEPVAQADVIVTTAQRVLMTNSLAPSQRPADHQPAMGQVPAVATKGSSNSNHVRGALPPEKPPEPRLAEPAPVFVTESSSATRCTLSTAVSHQGHLEKARENVRAPSLHLRSESVPAHSSYGFAPPIPPVRTLESKIAAAMHSNSLDAVNTSTYHSFLAPSILPSSGEEALPPPPPPKHASLQSAYLPHPKPESAPEPPMPENYLHHKPASVHQYRPESVPPHLSYHSKSDQHQAYASRSETPTSMGPRYTAYPSQGKSTSAHHSKPRSRMEYTSSMSPTTLRSTGYVEEAPPYPTIRRVQSLHVSTPSTIRSVPISRTEVPPDDEPVYCPRPLYQYKPCQPHSDYHVTQLQPYFENGRVHYRYSPYSSSSGSSYYPTAAEGGVYDLDPYSTMRLRHFHPLPSRDFASYTSRLQSKNLYRYPGLPAYPRGGLMSHLAGKEHSFISRDVPPAPDIKHTYVSWDLEDMEKYRLQSIRRESRSRQKAKGPVMSQYDNLAPLLQEELDIIHLRSKSDPGKTGLLTVAEGRYPTTAATPEGDERYYLQHSEPEPDRAHYHGAYGNGQSEKPSLPQKQSSIRSRKLHEPGCNATEHRGHLQQEASHRQPSESKNGPPYPEFRPKGGQEPMEPIGFQHSGGKYVTAGQEALRLNHKEAKLAEDRPDLERPRARQIAPGEKHTRDCYNKEEEHHVQPMAPPPKPERSQSLRIRHPESMDRDPSLLYPYQTLGKRQSSMTVLSQYDNLEDYHTLPQHQRGGYLGGGGFMPPGFSHSHSRTYATALGQGAFLPTELCLQRPETEIHAE